Part of the Capsicum annuum cultivar UCD-10X-F1 unplaced genomic scaffold, UCD10Xv1.1 ctg35093, whole genome shotgun sequence genome, GGGAGGGATTGAACATTAAACAAAAGAGAAAGGTCAGAAGTCATATGATCAGATGCTCCAGAGTCTATAATCCATAAGTGCTATCTATCCTGGTCAGCAAACATGTATGAGGCAGCTTACCAGCAAAATTAGCAGAAGCTAACGATGGGCAGGCTGTAGACATGAAGCTGAGCTCTTTGCAATAAAATAAGCAACTTAGAAAATTCCCCTTTGTTGAGACCAGGAATGTCAGAAGGTTGAAGAAGTGTTGGGTCAGAAACAATATCATCATTCCCAAGAGTGTTAGCCTTTTGGCCAGAATTAGCAAGCTCAACATGAGCAACTGTTCTTTTAGATGGTGGCTTAGAGAACTTAAAATTTGGAGGAAAGCCATGAAGTTTATAACATTTGTCAATAGTATGACATGGTTTCTTACAATACTTGCAAACCAGAGAGAAAGGCTTTGCAGCTTCAAAATGTGTTTTTGGAGTTGCAGATGATCTAGAAACTCCAGCATGGAAAGAGGCAGATTGCTGAGAGAAGAAAGAAGCAGA contains:
- the LOC124891421 gene encoding uncharacterized protein LOC124891421 (The sequence of the model RefSeq protein was modified relative to this genomic sequence to represent the inferred CDS: added 3 bases not found in genome assembly), whose amino-acid sequence is MGLNDTYIQVRSNILMMKPLPFIGTAYRILLANEKQRSVSSASFFSQQSASFHAGVSRSSATPKTHFEAAKPFSLVCKYCKKPCHTIDKCYKLHGFPPNFKFSKPPSKRTVAHVELANSGQKANTLGNDDIVSDPTLLQPSDIPGLNKGEFSKLLILLQRAQLHVYSLPIVSFC